In Oryza brachyantha chromosome 1, ObraRS2, whole genome shotgun sequence, the following are encoded in one genomic region:
- the LOC102705027 gene encoding sperm-associated antigen 16 protein isoform X2, whose product MSETESSAAAAAAAEGRKPRRLRGHRKGAVTCCVASCSRPGVVASSGEDGCICWFDLRTKNVLFTMEATNQPISSVCFKAGNEDLVYASAGNEILSFDVRMIAVSSKGFLAAADDSGDVKIINTIQKCMYKRLREAHTSICSSVQFIPWKPWTAITGGLDSKLAVWDFSKGRTLFSIDYGSPEMQNGSSGTGQCFNPPFVHSIAVSEEGILGGLYKVCAVARGDGAVDVVNLEYELAPAKSKGLPRMADLSLSSKRTDIGDGCASQSQGKRIHLDYTVGGHTSSVSCVTFSVFGEKGKFLVSGGNDSSVKLWDWSKGFSSETNSNGELVLNMNVSKKVNWLCTAPTDSDNLIVCDTSKVLKVYNLP is encoded by the exons ATGTCCGAGACGGagtcatcggcggcggcggcggcggcggcggaggggaggaagcCCAGGAGGCTGAGGGGGCACAGGAAGGGCGCCGTCACCTGCTGCGTCGCGTCATGCTCCCGCCCGGGCGTCGTGGCCTCCTCCGGCGAG GATGGTTGTATTTGCTGGTTTGATTTGCGTACGAAGAATGTGCTTTTCACCATGGAGGCAACAAATCAACCAATTTCTTCAGTGTGTTTCAAAGCAG GAAATGAAGATCTTGTATATGCCTCTGCTGGAAATGAAATTTTGTCTTTCGATGTTCGAATG ATTGCTGTGAGCTCTAAAGGTTTTCTTGCTGCTGCAGATGATAGTGGGGATGTTAAG ATTATCAATACCATTCAAAAATGCATGTACAAAAGATTGAGGGAAGCTCACACAAGT ATATGCAGCAGTGTACAATTCATTCCTTGGAAACCTTGGACAG CCATTACTGGAGGCCTTGATTCAAAGCTTGCTGTGTGGGATTTCTCCAAAGGGCGAACACTGTTTTCTATTGATTATG GATCACCTGAAATGCAGAATGGAAGCTCAGGTACTGGCCAATGTTTCAACCCTCCTTTTGTTCACTCAATAGCAGTTTCTGAAGAGGGCATCTTGGGAGGTTTGTACAAAGTGTGCGCTGTTGCAAGAGGAGATGGTGCTGTTGATGTGGTTAATCTAGAATATGAACTTGCCCCTGCGAAATCAAAAGGGCTTCCTCGGATGGCAGATTTGAGTTTAAGCTCGAAAAGAACTGATATAGGAGATGGATGTGCTAGTCAAAGTCAAGGGAAAAGGATCCATCTTGATTACACAGTGGGTGGCCATACATCATCTGTTTCTTGTGT TACATTTTCGGTATTTGGTGAGAAGGGGAAGTTCCTTGTTTCCGGTGGCAATGATTCGTCGGTTAAATTATGGGATTGGTCCAAAGGGTTCTCCTCTGAAACAAATAGCAATGGTGAATTGGTTTTGAATATGAATGTTAGTAAAAAG GTGAACTGGTTGTGTACTGCTCCGACTGATTCAGACAATCTGATTGTGTGCGACACATCCAAGGTGCTCAAAGTTTATAATCTACCTTAG
- the LOC102705027 gene encoding sperm-associated antigen 16 protein isoform X1, producing the protein MSETESSAAAAAAAEGRKPRRLRGHRKGAVTCCVASCSRPGVVASSGEDGCICWFDLRTKNVLFTMEATNQPISSVCFKAGNEDLVYASAGNEILSFDVRMGPQAEPLEKYNYNRDEINQIAVSSKGFLAAADDSGDVKIINTIQKCMYKRLREAHTSICSSVQFIPWKPWTAITGGLDSKLAVWDFSKGRTLFSIDYGSPEMQNGSSGTGQCFNPPFVHSIAVSEEGILGGLYKVCAVARGDGAVDVVNLEYELAPAKSKGLPRMADLSLSSKRTDIGDGCASQSQGKRIHLDYTVGGHTSSVSCVTFSVFGEKGKFLVSGGNDSSVKLWDWSKGFSSETNSNGELVLNMNVSKKVNWLCTAPTDSDNLIVCDTSKVLKVYNLP; encoded by the exons ATGTCCGAGACGGagtcatcggcggcggcggcggcggcggcggaggggaggaagcCCAGGAGGCTGAGGGGGCACAGGAAGGGCGCCGTCACCTGCTGCGTCGCGTCATGCTCCCGCCCGGGCGTCGTGGCCTCCTCCGGCGAG GATGGTTGTATTTGCTGGTTTGATTTGCGTACGAAGAATGTGCTTTTCACCATGGAGGCAACAAATCAACCAATTTCTTCAGTGTGTTTCAAAGCAG GAAATGAAGATCTTGTATATGCCTCTGCTGGAAATGAAATTTTGTCTTTCGATGTTCGAATG ggacCTCAAGCAGAGCCATTGGAGAAATATAACTACAATAGAGATGAAATCAATCAG ATTGCTGTGAGCTCTAAAGGTTTTCTTGCTGCTGCAGATGATAGTGGGGATGTTAAG ATTATCAATACCATTCAAAAATGCATGTACAAAAGATTGAGGGAAGCTCACACAAGT ATATGCAGCAGTGTACAATTCATTCCTTGGAAACCTTGGACAG CCATTACTGGAGGCCTTGATTCAAAGCTTGCTGTGTGGGATTTCTCCAAAGGGCGAACACTGTTTTCTATTGATTATG GATCACCTGAAATGCAGAATGGAAGCTCAGGTACTGGCCAATGTTTCAACCCTCCTTTTGTTCACTCAATAGCAGTTTCTGAAGAGGGCATCTTGGGAGGTTTGTACAAAGTGTGCGCTGTTGCAAGAGGAGATGGTGCTGTTGATGTGGTTAATCTAGAATATGAACTTGCCCCTGCGAAATCAAAAGGGCTTCCTCGGATGGCAGATTTGAGTTTAAGCTCGAAAAGAACTGATATAGGAGATGGATGTGCTAGTCAAAGTCAAGGGAAAAGGATCCATCTTGATTACACAGTGGGTGGCCATACATCATCTGTTTCTTGTGT TACATTTTCGGTATTTGGTGAGAAGGGGAAGTTCCTTGTTTCCGGTGGCAATGATTCGTCGGTTAAATTATGGGATTGGTCCAAAGGGTTCTCCTCTGAAACAAATAGCAATGGTGAATTGGTTTTGAATATGAATGTTAGTAAAAAG GTGAACTGGTTGTGTACTGCTCCGACTGATTCAGACAATCTGATTGTGTGCGACACATCCAAGGTGCTCAAAGTTTATAATCTACCTTAG